One window of the Candidatus Dependentiae bacterium genome contains the following:
- a CDS encoding tetratricopeptide repeat protein translates to MKKFFRLLLVATYVTICAHDKNMLLEHINSYIASHGIDDSSIDAHRLRGSMYLDMGKFQEALTDYDFVITYQPQDFKSHFRKADALIAQGKFDDAIAVYQPLLQKNHILDPAQLGLTYCYLSKGDLANAWATGEWNSKKNKPYGSHLRTLLKTNTIAGKTIVLISKNGFGDTIQFIRYAEPLKRMGATVLVCVPQELLPLLSSNPYIDQLYSCEEIPMHNASADITSMAAILHDTVDTTIPNKIPYLFADERLCTYWQEKLQHDTNFKIGICWQASPQHEVLYPPTKQRSMPLTQFFKCKDIPGISWYSLQQVDGLDQLAQIPPDFKLHVFPDDFDKTHGIFMDTAAVIANLDLVISVDTATAHLAGALGKPVWLLLPYVSDARWTYGCTDSMWYPYHHIFKQPEPFDWDSVIATILKELSAHVKNK, encoded by the coding sequence ATGAAGAAATTTTTTAGATTACTACTCGTAGCAACGTATGTTACTATCTGTGCTCATGATAAAAATATGTTACTTGAACACATCAATAGCTATATTGCATCACATGGTATAGATGATAGCAGTATAGATGCGCATAGATTGCGTGGATCTATGTACTTAGATATGGGAAAATTTCAAGAGGCACTTACCGATTATGATTTCGTAATTACCTATCAGCCCCAGGATTTCAAATCACATTTTAGAAAAGCAGATGCATTAATTGCTCAAGGCAAGTTTGATGACGCTATCGCAGTATATCAACCACTCTTGCAGAAAAACCATATCTTGGACCCCGCTCAACTGGGTCTAACGTATTGTTATTTGAGTAAAGGTGATTTGGCGAACGCATGGGCTACGGGTGAATGGAATTCCAAAAAAAATAAACCCTATGGATCACATCTGCGTACCTTACTCAAAACTAATACCATTGCTGGCAAAACAATAGTATTAATATCAAAAAATGGGTTTGGTGATACGATACAATTTATTCGCTATGCAGAACCACTCAAGCGTATGGGTGCTACAGTTCTGGTATGTGTACCACAAGAATTGTTACCTTTATTGAGTAGTAATCCATATATTGATCAATTATACTCATGCGAAGAAATACCTATGCATAACGCATCGGCAGATATTACCAGTATGGCTGCCATACTCCACGATACGGTTGATACCACCATACCAAATAAGATTCCCTACCTTTTTGCTGATGAACGATTATGCACGTATTGGCAAGAAAAATTACAACATGATACTAACTTTAAAATCGGCATCTGTTGGCAAGCGAGTCCACAACACGAAGTATTGTATCCACCCACTAAACAACGCAGCATGCCATTGACCCAATTTTTTAAATGTAAAGATATACCGGGTATTAGTTGGTACAGTTTACAGCAAGTGGATGGTCTCGATCAACTAGCCCAGATCCCACCTGATTTTAAGCTACATGTGTTTCCCGATGACTTTGATAAAACTCATGGCATTTTTATGGATACTGCTGCCGTAATTGCCAATCTTGATTTAGTTATCTCAGTCGATACGGCAACTGCGCACCTGGCCGGCGCATTGGGCAAACCCGTCTGGTTATTACTTCCATACGTATCTGATGCACGTTGGACGTATGGATGCACTGATTCAATGTGGTACCCCTATCACCATATTTTCAAGCAGCCGGAACCATTTGATTGGGATAGTGTAATAGCAACTATTCTTAAAGAACTTAGCGCTCATGTGAAAAATAAATAA
- a CDS encoding tetratricopeptide repeat protein, with the protein MKNSWLLVPLITLSSYTLSPEYLIDLARTLNEVNLCDTALTHINKYIASDASHTIDAYMQRGCIYFKMKRFLDAINDFDTVIAHNPNSIRAQHCKAYALMQSEQLDKAISIYQELIDQHPNDAHLRLGLSLALLSKGDFERGWHEHEWRWEAFHAKRPEYNNPVWDGSADLNNKTILITCEQGSGDTFQFIRYAKLIKEMGAHVIVQTSLILKTILEQCPYIDHVICSTDTLPAFDFHASTMSLPFLFKTCLDTVPTHIPYLYANPELVTYWCKKLAADTNFKIGLCWQGNPNYSIQELRDIVKAKSCHVHTFLPLADIKGISLYSLQKIGGEDQLEHINEKLHITAFSDDFDNSRGRFMDTAAVITNLDLVITIDTSIAHLAAGLGKPTWVLLPKPSDWRWMLKRTDTPWYPNMRLFRQSTPGDWDAVIQNIVHALQQEFLENIS; encoded by the coding sequence ATGAAAAACAGTTGGTTACTTGTACCATTAATAACTCTATCGAGCTATACCCTAAGTCCTGAATACCTGATCGATTTGGCACGTACATTAAATGAAGTAAACCTATGTGATACAGCACTTACACATATCAATAAATACATCGCATCTGACGCCTCACATACAATTGATGCATATATGCAACGCGGATGTATTTATTTTAAAATGAAACGCTTTCTTGATGCTATTAATGACTTTGATACCGTTATTGCTCATAACCCGAATAGTATTCGTGCACAACATTGTAAAGCGTATGCTCTCATGCAATCAGAACAACTTGATAAAGCAATTAGCATATATCAAGAATTAATCGACCAACATCCCAATGATGCTCATCTACGGCTCGGCTTAAGTCTTGCGCTGTTAAGTAAAGGAGACTTTGAACGTGGTTGGCATGAGCATGAATGGCGCTGGGAAGCATTCCATGCAAAGCGCCCCGAATATAATAACCCCGTTTGGGATGGCTCAGCTGACCTCAATAACAAAACAATTCTAATTACCTGTGAGCAAGGATCGGGAGATACTTTTCAATTCATCCGTTATGCCAAATTAATCAAAGAAATGGGCGCTCATGTGATTGTGCAAACCTCTTTAATTCTCAAAACTATTTTGGAACAATGTCCCTATATTGATCATGTCATCTGTTCTACCGATACATTACCAGCATTTGATTTTCATGCATCAACCATGAGCTTACCATTCTTATTTAAAACATGTTTGGATACGGTGCCGACACATATTCCATATCTATATGCTAACCCCGAACTTGTTACCTATTGGTGTAAAAAATTAGCAGCTGATACCAACTTCAAAATCGGTTTATGTTGGCAGGGCAATCCGAACTATTCTATCCAAGAATTGCGTGATATAGTCAAAGCAAAATCATGTCATGTACATACTTTTTTACCTCTTGCAGATATTAAAGGTATTAGTCTATATTCACTACAAAAAATAGGCGGTGAAGATCAACTAGAACATATCAATGAAAAACTACATATCACAGCCTTTAGTGATGATTTTGATAATTCACGCGGTCGCTTTATGGATACTGCCGCAGTTATTACCAATCTTGATCTGGTAATAACTATTGATACTTCAATTGCGCATCTGGCTGCGGGACTTGGCAAACCAACATGGGTACTTCTTCCCAAACCATCTGATTGGCGCTGGATGCTCAAGCGCACCGATACCCCATGGTACCCCAACATGCGATTATTCAGACAGTCTACACCAGGAGATTGGGATGCGGTTATACAAAATATTGTTCACGCATTGCAACAAGAATTTTTAGAGAATATATCATGA
- a CDS encoding tetratricopeptide repeat protein yields MKKYVYMFIFATLALQANSHENIMHQIDQLLVQERFDQALEYIDKYIALGGSQIINAHFQRGCIYLKIGRLDEAIKEFDTVIARAPGTIPAHYNKAFTLKIAERFEEALIIYQDLINKDPNYESARIGLSFALITQGDFKDGWPAHEWYLKRAGKYAPELRNLLATNSVAGKTILLTPEGGLGDTLQFIRYAERLKNMGATTIVFAQEQLIPLLSNCSYIDMLYPTGNPIPPHHARATLMSLPAVFYDDEHTMPRTIPYIFPDTTLINYWQQQLANDHNFKIGICWQTSIHNDISRLPIARRGIPLAQFFKLKDIPGISWYSLQQVEGLEQLTQVPHDFNLHIFPNDFDTTHGSFMDTAAVITQLDLIISVDTATAHLAGALGKPVWLLLPFSTDWRWIAGRIDSPWYPTMCIFKQPIPFDWDSVLNNIQQVLGRLIINISPIVPICS; encoded by the coding sequence ATGAAAAAATATGTATATATGTTTATTTTTGCTACTCTCGCTCTACAAGCAAATAGCCATGAAAATATTATGCATCAGATCGATCAATTGCTTGTACAAGAACGGTTTGATCAAGCACTTGAATACATTGACAAGTATATTGCATTAGGAGGATCTCAGATTATCAATGCACATTTTCAACGTGGATGCATTTATCTGAAAATCGGCAGACTTGATGAAGCAATTAAAGAATTTGATACCGTTATTGCACGTGCGCCGGGCACCATACCTGCACATTACAATAAAGCATTCACGCTCAAAATAGCAGAACGATTTGAAGAAGCATTGATTATATATCAGGATCTAATTAATAAAGATCCTAATTACGAATCTGCACGCATTGGATTAAGTTTTGCTCTCATTACTCAAGGAGACTTTAAAGATGGTTGGCCCGCACATGAATGGTATCTTAAACGAGCAGGTAAATATGCTCCTGAATTACGCAATTTGCTTGCAACAAATTCGGTAGCAGGCAAAACAATACTATTAACACCTGAAGGTGGTCTTGGCGATACGTTGCAATTTATTCGCTACGCAGAACGACTGAAAAATATGGGAGCTACTACCATTGTGTTCGCACAAGAACAATTGATTCCTTTACTAAGCAATTGTTCTTATATTGATATGCTGTATCCGACAGGCAACCCAATTCCGCCGCATCATGCACGTGCAACACTTATGAGCTTACCGGCTGTATTTTACGATGATGAACATACCATGCCACGCACTATCCCTTATATTTTCCCCGATACAACATTAATAAACTATTGGCAGCAACAATTAGCCAATGATCATAATTTTAAAATCGGTATTTGTTGGCAAACAAGCATACATAATGATATTTCACGTCTGCCTATTGCCCGTCGCGGCATACCACTTGCACAATTTTTTAAACTCAAAGATATTCCTGGCATCAGTTGGTACAGCTTGCAACAAGTTGAAGGTCTTGAACAATTAACCCAGGTACCTCATGATTTTAATCTGCACATATTTCCGAATGACTTTGACACAACGCACGGCAGTTTTATGGACACCGCTGCAGTTATTACACAACTTGATTTAATTATCTCAGTCGATACCGCAACCGCTCATCTTGCCGGTGCATTGGGCAAACCGGTCTGGTTGTTGCTGCCATTTTCTACCGATTGGCGTTGGATTGCCGGACGTATTGACTCACCATGGTACCCCACCATGTGTATTTTCAAACAACCCATTCCATTCGATTGGGATAGTGTATTGAATAACATACAGCAAGTCTTAGGACGATTAATTATTAATATTAGTCCAATAGTGCCCATATGTAGTTAA